One genomic window of Candidatus Kuenenia stuttgartiensis includes the following:
- a CDS encoding DUF5615 family PIN-like protein, which yields MKIFANENLFEPIIDYLRSLGNDVLSIRDCGLSGISDDEVYEMACKENRVIITMDKDFTRIFRFPLQRCGGNCCC from the coding sequence GTGAAGATTTTTGCCAATGAAAACCTCTTTGAGCCAATTATTGATTATTTAAGGTCTTTAGGGAATGATGTGCTGAGTATCAGAGACTGCGGTCTTTCCGGTATTTCTGATGATGAGGTATATGAGATGGCGTGCAAGGAAAACAGGGTCATTATTACCATGGACAAAGACTTCACAAGAATATTCAGATTTCCTCTCCAAAGATGCGGGGGGAATTGTTGTTGCTAA
- a CDS encoding DUF433 domain-containing protein, translating to MNTAIERIAIDPKICSGKPCIKGTRIPVHIILDLLAAGEDFDGIKKAYPNITDKDIRACLNYAAVLADEEAGVTA from the coding sequence ATGAATACGGCAATTGAGAGAATAGCGATTGATCCAAAGATATGCAGTGGAAAACCCTGTATTAAAGGCACAAGAATACCAGTACATATAATACTTGACCTTCTTGCCGCTGGAGAAGATTTTGATGGTATAAAAAAGGCATATCCCAATATTACGGATAAAGATATTAGGGCATGCCTGAATTATGCAGCAGTTCTTGCTGATGAAGAAGCCGGGGTTACGGCGTGA
- a CDS encoding DUF3800 domain-containing protein, whose product MIYHIYCDESRQSKDRFMVIGGAIIPSDNVEPFNKTMQKYRNEQKMFSELKWSKVTNQKLTEYKGLINNIN is encoded by the coding sequence TTGATTTATCATATCTATTGTGACGAAAGCAGGCAGTCGAAAGATCGCTTTATGGTAATAGGCGGCGCAATTATTCCATCGGATAATGTAGAGCCGTTTAATAAAACGATGCAGAAATACCGAAATGAACAAAAGATGTTTTCAGAGCTAAAATGGTCAAAAGTAACCAATCAGAAACTTACCGAATACAAAGGTTTAATAAATAATATAAATTGA
- a CDS encoding type II toxin-antitoxin system RelE family toxin, which produces MNYNLVYTYRAERDIKKLDSSIKNRIGNALLKLRDNPLLYSEKLSDPALGTYKFRMGDYRVIFDIEGSELLFSELAIEGKFIKD; this is translated from the coding sequence ATGAACTATAACCTTGTTTATACTTACAGGGCAGAGAGGGACATAAAGAAACTGGATTCTTCGATAAAAAACCGTATCGGGAATGCCCTTTTAAAACTTCGGGATAATCCCTTATTATATTCTGAAAAACTGAGTGACCCTGCACTTGGGACATACAAATTCAGGATGGGAGATTACAGGGTAATCTTTGATATTGAAGGCAGCGAGTTGTTATTCTCAGAATTGGCCATAGAAGGGAAATTTATAAAAGATTGA
- a CDS encoding Eco57I restriction-modification methylase domain-containing protein has protein sequence MDKQQAKQIIQETFENPFDKGRFTLFIKNLLNHIEENRIPPRHGQFIPDAYKPYISSLARIGKFNDNENRVDILIIKLQKETSLERARTMQRNFVAGYLQGKYGSSNEKEAALVAFVSPDSADWRFSLVKMDYKFEQTQAGRMKVKEEFTPARRWSFLVGANETSHTAQSRLVNMLANDEHNPTLKELEQAFDIETVTEEFFREYRGLFIRTKEELDKIVETGFKPVSTSLKKEFESKGVDTVNFAKKLLGQIVFLYFLQKKGWFGVAREAEWGTGSKHFLRELFEKRHGDYKNFFNDILEPLFYEALRNDRSHDDHYYSQFNCKIPFLNGGLFDPIGNNGGYNWVHNDICLPDSLFSNKNKTKEGDEGNGILDIFDRYNFTVREDEPLEKEVAIDPELLGKAYEKFNAVRPDNFEEYEKALKSGKKGEESKFNKQYGVYYTPREIVHYMCQQSLINYLHTELIASNPDRVPNPVRVKDIETLIHFGEQVSENEEIALIKEQIILEGKQKSSDYKSKLPESIRKNAVLIDQKLADITVCDPAVGSGAFPVGMMSEIVKARNALAPFIVTQASLSACVDAQAGSLSPGTLSGLRLDTPRTTYDFKRQCIEKSLYGVDIDPGAVEIAKLRLWLSLVVDEDDIKTIKPLPNLDYRIMQGNSLIEILNNEFFDVAFNQEKKALIEQLKKAKDELFAISTPSLKDAKRKEIEALIAKIIEHDKKAAIEKINLEIRSKKEQGKLFNDKIIEEVNSKRILELEGKIQKIKDLKIPGPSEHFEWHLNFVEVFLEKGRFDIVIANPPYLRIQEIQKNTPELAGKLKDCYLSASGSFDIYACFVELGIRLMHDSGNIAYILPHKFFQASFGKNLRKLISSQKLLRKIVDFGSSQVFESATTYTCLLFLSSQNKNFKFAELKPNTKLDDLNDVFASINSNNDLRSENVDVAIISNNTVTEKEWHFSASSAGNILSKLKQQPRTLADICEKIFVGLQTSADKIYFLEHISEKDGVINAFSKSLDREISIEKEIVKPLLKGADVHRYSKLQPKIWCIFPYELKNNKVFLYSQKEIKRKFPLAWKYLLENKNELENREHGRFKKNWWCFSRPQNLTEFEKMKILTPDIASNCQMTIDDKGLYHTTTVYSFVFKENGKESSKYFLALLNSKLLWYFLTTTGSVLRGGFFRFKTNYLLPFPIPKELSQSEQKPFIAVVDQILITKKKDPSTDTSAMERQIDQMVYKLYDLTPEEIAIVEG, from the coding sequence ATGGATAAACAACAGGCAAAACAAATTATTCAGGAGACATTTGAGAACCCTTTTGATAAGGGCAGGTTTACCCTATTCATCAAAAATCTTCTGAACCATATTGAAGAAAACCGCATTCCTCCACGTCATGGTCAATTCATTCCTGACGCTTACAAGCCATACATCAGCAGTCTGGCGCGAATCGGCAAATTCAATGACAATGAAAACAGGGTTGATATCCTTATCATAAAACTTCAGAAAGAGACCTCCCTTGAACGCGCCCGCACCATGCAGCGAAACTTTGTTGCCGGGTATTTACAGGGCAAATACGGTAGTTCAAATGAAAAAGAAGCTGCACTGGTTGCCTTTGTATCCCCGGATTCGGCAGACTGGCGTTTTTCACTGGTTAAGATGGACTATAAGTTTGAACAGACTCAAGCCGGCAGAATGAAGGTAAAAGAAGAGTTTACACCTGCACGCCGATGGTCATTCCTGGTAGGCGCAAACGAAACCAGCCACACCGCCCAGAGCAGGCTGGTTAATATGTTGGCAAATGATGAGCATAACCCAACCCTTAAAGAACTGGAACAGGCATTTGATATTGAAACCGTAACCGAAGAATTTTTCCGAGAATACCGTGGGCTTTTTATCCGTACAAAAGAAGAACTGGACAAAATAGTAGAGACAGGTTTCAAACCTGTCTCTACCAGCCTGAAAAAGGAATTTGAATCTAAAGGAGTTGATACCGTAAACTTTGCAAAAAAACTATTGGGCCAGATTGTATTTCTCTATTTTTTACAGAAAAAAGGCTGGTTCGGTGTAGCCCGCGAAGCCGAATGGGGCACAGGCTCTAAACACTTTTTGCGAGAGCTTTTTGAAAAAAGGCACGGCGACTATAAAAATTTCTTTAATGACATTCTGGAACCACTCTTTTACGAAGCCTTGCGTAACGACCGCAGTCATGATGATCACTATTACAGCCAGTTTAACTGCAAAATCCCCTTCTTAAACGGTGGTCTTTTTGATCCCATTGGCAACAATGGCGGATACAACTGGGTACATAACGATATCTGTCTGCCGGACAGCCTATTCTCTAATAAAAATAAAACCAAAGAAGGCGATGAGGGTAATGGTATTCTGGATATTTTTGACCGTTACAATTTTACTGTTAGAGAAGATGAACCACTGGAAAAAGAGGTTGCCATTGATCCTGAACTTCTGGGCAAGGCGTATGAAAAGTTTAATGCAGTCCGTCCTGACAACTTTGAGGAATATGAAAAAGCGTTAAAGAGCGGTAAAAAAGGTGAAGAAAGCAAATTCAACAAGCAATATGGCGTTTATTACACACCCCGTGAGATTGTCCACTATATGTGCCAGCAGAGCCTGATCAATTACTTGCACACAGAATTGATCGCTTCCAACCCTGACAGGGTTCCAAACCCTGTCAGGGTTAAAGATATCGAAACCCTGATACACTTCGGCGAGCAGGTTAGCGAAAATGAAGAAATAGCATTGATCAAAGAACAAATAATCTTAGAGGGTAAACAGAAATCTTCTGATTACAAATCAAAACTACCCGAAAGCATACGCAAGAATGCCGTATTAATTGATCAGAAACTGGCGGACATCACCGTCTGCGACCCGGCAGTTGGCTCAGGCGCCTTTCCCGTTGGTATGATGAGCGAAATTGTAAAGGCGAGAAATGCGCTAGCACCCTTTATTGTAACTCAAGCTTCCCTATCTGCGTGTGTAGACGCACAGGCAGGCAGCTTGAGCCCAGGAACCCTGTCAGGGTTAAGGTTAGATACGCCAAGAACAACCTATGATTTCAAACGGCAATGCATCGAAAAATCTCTTTACGGCGTGGATATTGACCCCGGCGCGGTAGAAATTGCAAAACTTCGGCTGTGGCTATCGCTTGTTGTGGATGAAGATGACATAAAAACCATCAAACCGCTACCCAATCTGGATTATAGAATTATGCAAGGCAACAGTCTGATTGAGATTCTAAACAACGAATTTTTTGATGTGGCATTTAATCAAGAGAAGAAGGCACTTATAGAGCAACTTAAAAAAGCAAAGGACGAACTTTTTGCAATTTCAACTCCTTCATTAAAAGATGCAAAGCGAAAAGAAATTGAGGCATTGATTGCCAAAATTATTGAGCATGACAAAAAGGCAGCAATAGAAAAAATAAATTTAGAAATTCGTAGTAAGAAGGAACAAGGCAAGTTGTTTAATGATAAAATAATAGAAGAAGTAAATAGTAAGAGGATATTAGAATTAGAGGGAAAAATTCAAAAAATAAAAGACCTTAAAATCCCAGGACCATCAGAACATTTTGAATGGCATCTTAATTTTGTCGAGGTTTTTCTCGAAAAAGGAAGATTTGATATTGTGATTGCAAATCCACCTTATTTACGCATTCAAGAAATCCAGAAAAATACTCCGGAACTAGCTGGAAAACTTAAGGATTGTTACTTATCAGCATCAGGCAGCTTCGATATTTATGCCTGTTTTGTTGAATTGGGAATAAGGTTAATGCATGATAGCGGTAACATTGCTTATATATTACCGCACAAGTTTTTCCAGGCATCTTTTGGGAAGAACCTACGAAAATTAATTTCCTCACAAAAGCTTTTACGAAAAATTGTAGATTTCGGTAGTAGTCAGGTATTTGAATCAGCAACAACATATACGTGCCTTCTGTTTTTATCTTCTCAAAATAAGAATTTCAAGTTTGCGGAACTGAAACCAAATACAAAATTAGACGATTTAAATGATGTATTTGCGTCTATAAATAGCAATAATGACTTGCGTTCAGAAAATGTAGATGTTGCAATCATATCAAATAATACTGTGACAGAAAAAGAATGGCACTTTTCTGCAAGTAGTGCTGGAAATATCCTGTCCAAATTGAAGCAACAGCCAAGAACACTTGCTGATATTTGTGAAAAGATTTTTGTCGGTTTGCAAACAAGTGCTGACAAAATATATTTTCTTGAGCATATCTCAGAGAAGGATGGTGTGATAAATGCCTTTTCTAAGTCGCTCGATCGGGAAATCTCTATTGAAAAAGAAATTGTTAAACCATTATTAAAAGGTGCGGATGTTCATCGTTATTCAAAGTTACAGCCTAAAATATGGTGTATTTTCCCGTATGAACTGAAGAATAATAAGGTATTCCTTTATTCACAGAAAGAGATAAAGAGAAAATTCCCTTTAGCATGGAAATATTTACTAGAGAATAAGAATGAACTAGAAAATAGAGAGCATGGGAGATTTAAAAAAAATTGGTGGTGTTTCAGTAGACCGCAAAATTTAACAGAATTTGAAAAGATGAAGATTCTTACACCAGATATTGCTTCAAATTGTCAAATGACAATTGATGATAAAGGTCTTTACCATACAACAACAGTGTACAGTTTTGTTTTTAAAGAAAACGGTAAAGAATCATCGAAATATTTCTTAGCCTTATTGAATTCAAAGTTATTGTGGTACTTTTTAACAACAACTGGTTCTGTTCTTCGCGGAGGCTTTTTTAGATTTAAAACAAACTATTTATTGCCTTTCCCCATCCCGAAAGAGCTTTCACAAAGCGAGCAAAAGCCTTTTATTGCCGTTGTTGATCAAATCCTCATCACTAAAAAGAAAGACCCAAGCACCGACACGTCAGCGATGGAAAGGCAGATTGACCAAATGGTTTACAAACTCTACGACCTCACGCCGGAGGAGATTGCGATCGTTGAAGGGTAA